The following proteins are encoded in a genomic region of Glycine max cultivar Williams 82 chromosome 18, Glycine_max_v4.0, whole genome shotgun sequence:
- the LOC102661238 gene encoding uncharacterized protein gives MTLWSMAKSPLMHGGDVRKIDPSTYDVITNPTLLEINSFSSNNMEFPYITSVNSEDQDLGKQMRRSSKEIKTTYTHSLGLTSCTESKASGLASGSLNQYLERICWKRSLGNKHLAPFCVHKRELYFPFGEVGMYQEYHHYHLVATNRIKFCLDASPKHKLTSKEFKRGTFSPCRWDSNQMWGLNPNGTLVKSYSGLCATVESSEVSMMQIVRL, from the exons ATGACTCTGTGGTCGATGGCAAAGTCTCCCCTTATGCATGGAGGGGATGTTCGGAAGATTGATCCTAGCACATATGATGTTATCACAAATCCTACCCTTTTGGAGATTAATTCTTTCAGCTCAAATAACATGGAG TTTCCTTATATCACAAGTGTGAATAGTGAAGATCAGGATCTTGGTAAGCAAATGAGAAGAAGCagcaaagaaataaaaacaaccTATACTCATTCATTAGGCCTCACAAGCTGCACTGAGTCAAAGGCAAGTGGTTTGGCTAGTGGAAGTCTTAACCAATATCTTGAAAGAATATGTTGGAAAAGGAGTTTAGGAAACAAGCATCTTGCCCCCTTCTGTGTGCACAAGAGAGAACTTTACTTCCCATT TGGTGAAGTGGGTATGTATCAAGAGTATCATCACTATCATTTAGTTGCAACTAACAGAATAAAATTTTGCTTGGATGCTTCTCCAAAACACAAGCTTACTTCTAAAGAGTTCAAGAGAGGGACATTTTCTCCCTGCAGGTGGGATTCAAATCAG ATGTGGGGGTTGAACCCTAATGGGACCCTGGTGAAAAGTTATTCTGGCTTGTGTGCAACAGTAGAGTCTAGTGAAG TATCCATGATGCAAATTGTCCGTTTATGA
- the LOC100807322 gene encoding sufE-like protein 2, chloroplastic, with the protein MFYLITMTNNALLTTSSFSSAKFSLFRKPNTFTINSNILCSESKLAHKLTSLTSEFTSLTQPIDRVKRLLHYASLLPHFADNERIPANRVGGCASQVWVVAEVDERRRMRFRADSDSEISKGFCWCLVWILDGAKPEEVLSVHRDDLANINVGLGMSLKAHSRTNTWHNVLFSMQTAAKGFLL; encoded by the coding sequence atgttcTATTTAATTACAATGACAAACAACGCTCTATTGACCACGTCGTCTTTTTCTTCTGCTAAATTCTCTTTGTTTCGAAAACCCAATACTTTCACTATCAATTCCAATATTTTATGTTCGGAATCAAAACTTGCCCACAAGCTTACCAGCCTGACTTCAGAATTCACCTCTCTGACGCAGCCAATAGATCGAGTGAAGCGCCTCTTGCACTACGCCTCCCTTCTACCTCACTTCGCCGACAACGAGCGGATTCCGGCGAACCGCGTGGGCGGCTGCGCCTCCCAGGTGTGGGTGGTGGCGGAGGTGGACGAGCGGCGGAGGATGCGGTTCCGGGCCGACAGCGACTCCGAGATTTCGAAAGGGTTCTGTTGGTGTCTGGTCTGGATACTTGATGGCGCGAAACCCGAGGAGGTGCTCTCGGTCCACAGGGACGATTTGGCTAACATCAACGTGGGGTTGGGGATGAGTCTCAAGGCCCACTCACGGACCAACACGTGGCACAACGTCTTGTTCTCCATGCAAACCGCTGCTAAGGGTTTCCTCCTCTGA
- the LOC100811265 gene encoding uncharacterized protein isoform X1 — translation MVIITRRSNNCSAGRKPSEIMKFFLTTFIGIVFGFFIGVSIPTLSITKLNLPSGLLPSIDLSYIEDRYAGRQAWSFMNNGNKRSSSQVQLSSDTSKIWVPSNPRGAERLPPGIVEAESDFYLRRLWGKPSEDLTSRPNYLVTFTVGYDQKNNIDAAVKKFSGNFTILLFHYDGRTTEWDEFEWSKQAIHVSVHKQTKWWYAKRFLHPDIVAPYDYIFIWDEDLGVEHFNAEEYIKLVRKHGLEISQPGLEPNKGLTWQMTKRRGDQEVHKVTEEKPGWCSDPHLPPCAAFVEIMAPVFSRDAWRCVWHMIQNDLVHGWGLDFALRRCVEPAHEKIGVVDSQWIVHQGLPSLGNQGESQTGKSRWQGVRERCRKEWTMFQSRLANAENAYYKSMGTDTSNSTAH, via the exons ATGGTGATCATCACTCGCAGGTCTAATAATTG TTCTGCTGGTAGAAAACCAAGTGAAATTATGAAGTTTTTCTTGACAACTTTTATTGGTATAGTTTTCGGATTCTTTATAGGAGTATCAATTCCAACATTGTCAATAACAAAG TTGAATCTCCCATCTGGCCTGCTTCCCTCCATTGATCTTTCTTACATTGAAGACAGATATGCAGGTCGCCAGGCTTGGTCTTTTATGAATAATGGTAACAAAAGAAGTTCATCGCAAGTTCAATTATCAAGTGATACATCAAAG ATTTGGGTTCCCTCAAATCCAAGAGGTGCAGAAAGATTACCTCCTGGCATTGTTGAAGCCGAGTCAGACTTTTATTTGCGTAGATTGTGGGGCAAGCCCAGTGAG GATCTAACGTCCAGGCCAAATTACCTTGTAACCTTCACTGTTGGCTATGAtcagaaaaataatattgatgcAGCTGTGAAAAAG TTTTCAGGGAACTTCACTATCCTGCTATTTCATTATGATGGCCGAACTACTGAATGGGATGAGTTTGAATGGTCAAAGCAGGCTATTCATGTCAGTGTTCACAAACAGACCAAATG GTGGTATGCCAAGCGGTTTCTGCATCCTGACATTGTGGCACCATATGACTATATATTCATATGGGATGAAGACCTGGGTGTTGAGCATTTTAATGCGGAAGA GTACATAAAACTGGTGAGGAAGCATGGGTTGGAGATTTCACAGCCTGGCTTAGAGCCTAATAAAGGGTTGACATGgcaaatgacaaaaagaagaggTGATCAGGAAGTTCACAA AGTGACAGAGGAAAAACCAGGATGGTGTTCTGACCCTCATTTGCCTCCTTGTGCAGC GTTTGTTGAGATTATGGCTCCAGTGTTCTCAAGAGATGCATGGCGCTGTGTGTGGCATATGATTCAG AATGACTTGGTCCACGGGTGGGGTCTTGATTTTGCTCTTAGAAGATGTGTTGAG CCTGCCCATGAGAAGATTGGAGTTGTTGATTCTCAGTGGATTGTTCACCAAGGTCTTCCCTCACTAGGGAATCAG GGTGAATCTCAAACAGGGAAATCACGGTGGCAGGGG GTGAGGGAGCGGTGTAGAAAGGAGTGGACCATGTTCCAGAGTCGGTTGGCAAATGCCGAAAACGCGTATTACAAGTCCATGGGAACTGATACATCTAATTCCACAGCTCATTAG
- the LOC100811265 gene encoding uncharacterized protein isoform X2, translating into MVIITRSSAGRKPSEIMKFFLTTFIGIVFGFFIGVSIPTLSITKLNLPSGLLPSIDLSYIEDRYAGRQAWSFMNNGNKRSSSQVQLSSDTSKIWVPSNPRGAERLPPGIVEAESDFYLRRLWGKPSEDLTSRPNYLVTFTVGYDQKNNIDAAVKKFSGNFTILLFHYDGRTTEWDEFEWSKQAIHVSVHKQTKWWYAKRFLHPDIVAPYDYIFIWDEDLGVEHFNAEEYIKLVRKHGLEISQPGLEPNKGLTWQMTKRRGDQEVHKVTEEKPGWCSDPHLPPCAAFVEIMAPVFSRDAWRCVWHMIQNDLVHGWGLDFALRRCVEPAHEKIGVVDSQWIVHQGLPSLGNQGESQTGKSRWQGVRERCRKEWTMFQSRLANAENAYYKSMGTDTSNSTAH; encoded by the exons ATGGTGATCATCACTCGCAG TTCTGCTGGTAGAAAACCAAGTGAAATTATGAAGTTTTTCTTGACAACTTTTATTGGTATAGTTTTCGGATTCTTTATAGGAGTATCAATTCCAACATTGTCAATAACAAAG TTGAATCTCCCATCTGGCCTGCTTCCCTCCATTGATCTTTCTTACATTGAAGACAGATATGCAGGTCGCCAGGCTTGGTCTTTTATGAATAATGGTAACAAAAGAAGTTCATCGCAAGTTCAATTATCAAGTGATACATCAAAG ATTTGGGTTCCCTCAAATCCAAGAGGTGCAGAAAGATTACCTCCTGGCATTGTTGAAGCCGAGTCAGACTTTTATTTGCGTAGATTGTGGGGCAAGCCCAGTGAG GATCTAACGTCCAGGCCAAATTACCTTGTAACCTTCACTGTTGGCTATGAtcagaaaaataatattgatgcAGCTGTGAAAAAG TTTTCAGGGAACTTCACTATCCTGCTATTTCATTATGATGGCCGAACTACTGAATGGGATGAGTTTGAATGGTCAAAGCAGGCTATTCATGTCAGTGTTCACAAACAGACCAAATG GTGGTATGCCAAGCGGTTTCTGCATCCTGACATTGTGGCACCATATGACTATATATTCATATGGGATGAAGACCTGGGTGTTGAGCATTTTAATGCGGAAGA GTACATAAAACTGGTGAGGAAGCATGGGTTGGAGATTTCACAGCCTGGCTTAGAGCCTAATAAAGGGTTGACATGgcaaatgacaaaaagaagaggTGATCAGGAAGTTCACAA AGTGACAGAGGAAAAACCAGGATGGTGTTCTGACCCTCATTTGCCTCCTTGTGCAGC GTTTGTTGAGATTATGGCTCCAGTGTTCTCAAGAGATGCATGGCGCTGTGTGTGGCATATGATTCAG AATGACTTGGTCCACGGGTGGGGTCTTGATTTTGCTCTTAGAAGATGTGTTGAG CCTGCCCATGAGAAGATTGGAGTTGTTGATTCTCAGTGGATTGTTCACCAAGGTCTTCCCTCACTAGGGAATCAG GGTGAATCTCAAACAGGGAAATCACGGTGGCAGGGG GTGAGGGAGCGGTGTAGAAAGGAGTGGACCATGTTCCAGAGTCGGTTGGCAAATGCCGAAAACGCGTATTACAAGTCCATGGGAACTGATACATCTAATTCCACAGCTCATTAG
- the LOC100811790 gene encoding probable E3 ubiquitin-protein ligase XERICO, which produces MGLSNFPSASEGVLPVLVINTVLSVAVLKNMFRSMLQVVLGGSAAANGSNIEHDESSSSSWERRVSITQYKSLCHSHDIGGTSMAMVECCVCLCRFEANQEVSELPCKHYFHRGCLDKWFDNKHTTCPLCRSID; this is translated from the coding sequence atgGGTCTCTCAAATTTCCCAAGTGCATCTGAAGGGGTGCTACCTGTGCTTGTGATAAACACGGTTCTCTCAGTGGCAGTGTTGAAGAACATGTTTAGATCCATGCTCCAAGTAGTACTTGGTGGCAGTGCTGCTGCTAATGGTTCAAACATTGAACATGATGAaagttcatcatcatcatgggaAAGGAGGGTGTCAATAACTCAGTACAAGTCATTGTGCCACAGCCACGACATAGGAGGAACAAGTATGGCTATGGTGGAGTGCTGCGTTTGTTTGTGTCGTTTTGAAGCCAATCAAGAGGTCAGTGAGTTGCCTTGCAAGCATTACTTCCACAGAGGTTGCTTGGACAAATGGTTTGATAACAAACACACCACTTGTCCCTTGTGCCGTTCCATCGACTAG